One region of Zingiber officinale cultivar Zhangliang chromosome 7B, Zo_v1.1, whole genome shotgun sequence genomic DNA includes:
- the LOC122006398 gene encoding AP2-like ethylene-responsive transcription factor AIL1 isoform X1 yields MKSMNNSSNWLGFSLSPHKNMEVASEPPHHHHHHGSHRQLITTADVSSSAVPCSFFVSPTTGICYGGEGDQAAGFYCSQLPVMEAITRSQHQGAMASPTRKLEDFLGGSGPNTVPLHQHYSNFEREAMALSLDSLHYYQNPHQILAQHHQLFLQPLQEGMCSGNGMYQGGQIEGAMAEEDDGLPSLKNWVAGSFSEEVGMGTSSVNGAAGFGELQSLSLSMSPGSQSSCVTAPTLPVSSATDQCMAFGTNKKLRSVKGSQKQPVHRKSIDTFGQRTSQYRGVTRHRWTGRYEAHLWDNSCKKEGQSRKGRQVYLGGYDTEDKAARAYDLAALKYWGPSTHINFPFDAQLESYQEEMDEMKSMSRQEYVAHLRRNSSGFSRGASIYRGVTRHHQHGRWQARIGRVAGNKDLYLGTFSTQEEAAEAYDIAAIKFRGVNAVTNFDITRYDVEKIIASSTLLPGELARKNKATEAAKDVHSEKSLHGEPAEVGNIAGSGWKMLLYHSTEAVPSAGPHDHEPLMINGDYRSPMTYKSAIHGGLIGSESGNSVRAADDSEKLNNAHLSNHSSLVTSLGSSREGSPDRTGLSTMFACGLGTPKFNPTLSSLVPPLQLRPTTSAAQMHVFAAWNDG; encoded by the exons ATGAAATCCATGAACAATAGCAGCAACTGGCTTggcttctctctctctcctcacaAGAACATGGAAGTTGCTTCGGAGCcgccacatcatcatcatcatcatgggAGCCATCGTCAGCTGATCACCACGGCTGATGTTTCTTCTTCTGCAGTCCCATGCAGCTTCTTTGTATCTCCCACCACCGGAATCTGCTATGGAGGGGAAGGAGATCAGGCAGCAGGGTTTTATTGCTCTCAGTTGCCTGTCATGGAAGCCATCACAAGATCACAGCACCAag GAGCCATGGCGTCTCCAACCCGGAAGCTCGAAGACTTCTTAGGTGGCAGCGGACCAAACACGGTCCCCCTCCATCAACACTATTCCAACTTCGAAAGGGAAGCAATGGCTTTGAGCTTGGACAGCCTCCACTACTATCAAAACCCACACCAGATTCTAGCGCAACATCACCAGCTGTTCTTGCAACCCTTGCAGGAAGGGATGTGCTCAGGCAACGGTATGTATCAGGGGGGACAGATCGAGGGAGCCATGGCAGAAGAAGACGATGGCCTCCCGAGCCTCAAAAATTGGGTGGCTGGGAGTTTCAGTGAGGAAGTGGGGATGGGCACCAGCTCCGTTAATGGCGCAGCTGGGTTCGGGGAGCTGCAATCCCTGAGCCTGTCCATGAGCCCTGGCTCACAGTCGAGCTGTGTCACAGCTCCAACGCTGCCGGTTTCTTCTGCAACTGATCAGTGCATGGCCTTTGGTACCAACAAGAAGCTGAGGTCTGTTAAAGGAAGCCAGAAGCAACCAGTTCATAGGAAGTCCATCGACACATTTGGGCAGAGGACATCACAATATAGAGGTGTCACAAG GCATAGGTGGACCGGGAGATACGAAGCTCATCTCTGGGACAACAGCTGCAAGAAAGAAGGTCAGTCAAGAAAAGGAAGACAAG TTTATCTAG GGGGGTATGATACTGAGGACAAAGCTGCGAGGGCTTATGACTTGGCTGCATTGAAGTACTGGGGACCATCAACACACATTAACTTCCCT TTTGATGCGCAGTTGGAGAGTTACCAGGAAGAGATGGATGAGATGAAGAGCATGAGCAGGCAAGAGTATGTTGCCCACCTAAGAAG AAACAGCAGTGGTTTTTCTCGAGGGGCTTCGATTTACCGAGGAGTAACAAG GCATCACCAACATGGAAGATGGCAAGCTAGAATTGGCAGAGTTGCCGGAAACAAGGATCTTTATCTGGGAACCTTTA GTACTCAAGAGGAAGCAGCCGAAGCATATGATATTGCTGCTATAAAATTTCGCGGGGTGAATGCGGTTACTAATTTTGACATAACAAGATACGACGTAGAGAAGATCATAGCAAGTAGTACATTACTGCCAGGGGAGCTTGCAAGGAAGAACAAGGCAACTGAAGCAGCTAAAGATGTTCACTCGGAGAAGAGTCTACATGGAGAACCAGCTGAAGTAGGCAATATTGCAGGTTCGGGGTGGAAGATGCTCCTCTATCACTCCACTGAGGCAGTTCCATCAGCTGGGCCTCATGACCATGAACCCTTGATGATCAATGGAGACTACAGGAGTCCTATGACATACAAATCAGCAATTCATGGTGGACTGATTGGCTCGGAATCAGGGAATTCAGTGCGAGCGGCTGACGATTCTGAGAAGCTAAACAATGCCCATCTATCAAACCACTCATCCTTGGTCACAAGCTTGGGCAGTTCTAGGGAAGGGAGTCCCGACCGGACCGGTCTCTCCACCATGTTTGCCTGTGGCCTTGGCACACCCAAGTTCAATCCCACTCTAAGTTCATTGGTTCCGCCACTGCAACTGAGGCCGACTACTTCTGCAGCCCAAATGCATGTTTTTGCTGCATGGAATGATGGTTAG
- the LOC122006398 gene encoding AP2-like ethylene-responsive transcription factor AIL1 isoform X2: MKSMNNSSNWLGFSLSPHKNMEVASEPPHHHHHHGSHRQLITTADVSSSAVPCSFFVSPTTGICYGGEGDQAAGFYCSQLPVMEAITRSQHQGAMASPTRKLEDFLGGSGPNTVPLHQHYSNFEREAMALSLDSLHYYQNPHQILAQHHQLFLQPLQEGMCSGNGMYQGGQIEGAMAEEDDGLPSLKNWVAGSFSEEVGMGTSSVNGAAGFGELQSLSLSMSPGSQSSCVTAPTLPVSSATDQCMAFGTNKKLRSVKGSQKQPVHRKSIDTFGQRTSQYRGVTRHRWTGRYEAHLWDNSCKKEGQSRKGRQVYLGGYDTEDKAARAYDLAALKYWGPSTHINFPLESYQEEMDEMKSMSRQEYVAHLRRNSSGFSRGASIYRGVTRHHQHGRWQARIGRVAGNKDLYLGTFSTQEEAAEAYDIAAIKFRGVNAVTNFDITRYDVEKIIASSTLLPGELARKNKATEAAKDVHSEKSLHGEPAEVGNIAGSGWKMLLYHSTEAVPSAGPHDHEPLMINGDYRSPMTYKSAIHGGLIGSESGNSVRAADDSEKLNNAHLSNHSSLVTSLGSSREGSPDRTGLSTMFACGLGTPKFNPTLSSLVPPLQLRPTTSAAQMHVFAAWNDG; this comes from the exons ATGAAATCCATGAACAATAGCAGCAACTGGCTTggcttctctctctctcctcacaAGAACATGGAAGTTGCTTCGGAGCcgccacatcatcatcatcatcatgggAGCCATCGTCAGCTGATCACCACGGCTGATGTTTCTTCTTCTGCAGTCCCATGCAGCTTCTTTGTATCTCCCACCACCGGAATCTGCTATGGAGGGGAAGGAGATCAGGCAGCAGGGTTTTATTGCTCTCAGTTGCCTGTCATGGAAGCCATCACAAGATCACAGCACCAag GAGCCATGGCGTCTCCAACCCGGAAGCTCGAAGACTTCTTAGGTGGCAGCGGACCAAACACGGTCCCCCTCCATCAACACTATTCCAACTTCGAAAGGGAAGCAATGGCTTTGAGCTTGGACAGCCTCCACTACTATCAAAACCCACACCAGATTCTAGCGCAACATCACCAGCTGTTCTTGCAACCCTTGCAGGAAGGGATGTGCTCAGGCAACGGTATGTATCAGGGGGGACAGATCGAGGGAGCCATGGCAGAAGAAGACGATGGCCTCCCGAGCCTCAAAAATTGGGTGGCTGGGAGTTTCAGTGAGGAAGTGGGGATGGGCACCAGCTCCGTTAATGGCGCAGCTGGGTTCGGGGAGCTGCAATCCCTGAGCCTGTCCATGAGCCCTGGCTCACAGTCGAGCTGTGTCACAGCTCCAACGCTGCCGGTTTCTTCTGCAACTGATCAGTGCATGGCCTTTGGTACCAACAAGAAGCTGAGGTCTGTTAAAGGAAGCCAGAAGCAACCAGTTCATAGGAAGTCCATCGACACATTTGGGCAGAGGACATCACAATATAGAGGTGTCACAAG GCATAGGTGGACCGGGAGATACGAAGCTCATCTCTGGGACAACAGCTGCAAGAAAGAAGGTCAGTCAAGAAAAGGAAGACAAG TTTATCTAG GGGGGTATGATACTGAGGACAAAGCTGCGAGGGCTTATGACTTGGCTGCATTGAAGTACTGGGGACCATCAACACACATTAACTTCCCT TTGGAGAGTTACCAGGAAGAGATGGATGAGATGAAGAGCATGAGCAGGCAAGAGTATGTTGCCCACCTAAGAAG AAACAGCAGTGGTTTTTCTCGAGGGGCTTCGATTTACCGAGGAGTAACAAG GCATCACCAACATGGAAGATGGCAAGCTAGAATTGGCAGAGTTGCCGGAAACAAGGATCTTTATCTGGGAACCTTTA GTACTCAAGAGGAAGCAGCCGAAGCATATGATATTGCTGCTATAAAATTTCGCGGGGTGAATGCGGTTACTAATTTTGACATAACAAGATACGACGTAGAGAAGATCATAGCAAGTAGTACATTACTGCCAGGGGAGCTTGCAAGGAAGAACAAGGCAACTGAAGCAGCTAAAGATGTTCACTCGGAGAAGAGTCTACATGGAGAACCAGCTGAAGTAGGCAATATTGCAGGTTCGGGGTGGAAGATGCTCCTCTATCACTCCACTGAGGCAGTTCCATCAGCTGGGCCTCATGACCATGAACCCTTGATGATCAATGGAGACTACAGGAGTCCTATGACATACAAATCAGCAATTCATGGTGGACTGATTGGCTCGGAATCAGGGAATTCAGTGCGAGCGGCTGACGATTCTGAGAAGCTAAACAATGCCCATCTATCAAACCACTCATCCTTGGTCACAAGCTTGGGCAGTTCTAGGGAAGGGAGTCCCGACCGGACCGGTCTCTCCACCATGTTTGCCTGTGGCCTTGGCACACCCAAGTTCAATCCCACTCTAAGTTCATTGGTTCCGCCACTGCAACTGAGGCCGACTACTTCTGCAGCCCAAATGCATGTTTTTGCTGCATGGAATGATGGTTAG